A window from Rhizosphaericola mali encodes these proteins:
- a CDS encoding efflux transporter outer membrane subunit, producing MKKKQIYPYILAAATIASMSQGCKVVKPYSPPKMDSTIVNKLYRDSSVTDTSTMAKIAWNDFFTDTHLQALIAEGLANNLNLKTYVEKVNEAAATFKESKMAFLPTLTAGPQVTSSKSSKAALNFPSGININLKTVTYQLALSSTWEVDIWGKLKSSKKAALANLLASDAAQRAIQTQIVANIATYYYDLLAYDQQLKITNESIERYKKDVESNKALMESGTVNGASIVQSEANLHSAEVTLPTIKQNIRETENAICLLLGKEPGPIERGTLEEQIPYQNIQTGLPASLLRYRPDVQQAELSYRYYFENTNYAKASMYPSLAITAASGGLSTLKLKNFFKESGFYSLTGSLLAPILYKGTYKAQYKTAIAQQNEALYAFQTSMLTAGQEVSNALYSYKTALDLQTARKAQISSLEKSVDFTRDLMEYTQTYNFTDVLTSEQTLLAAQLSGVSDKLQEFTALVTLYQALGGGWK from the coding sequence ATGAAAAAGAAACAAATTTACCCATATATACTTGCCGCTGCCACCATCGCGTCTATGAGCCAAGGTTGCAAAGTGGTAAAACCTTATAGTCCGCCCAAAATGGACAGCACTATCGTCAATAAACTATATCGTGATAGTAGTGTTACAGACACTTCTACTATGGCAAAAATTGCGTGGAATGATTTTTTCACTGACACACATTTGCAAGCATTAATTGCAGAAGGATTGGCAAACAATCTGAACTTAAAAACCTATGTAGAAAAGGTAAATGAGGCGGCAGCAACGTTCAAAGAAAGTAAAATGGCATTCTTACCAACTCTTACAGCAGGTCCGCAAGTGACTAGTTCTAAAAGTTCTAAAGCCGCATTAAATTTCCCATCTGGCATCAATATCAATCTGAAAACAGTAACTTATCAATTGGCACTGTCCTCCACTTGGGAAGTGGATATTTGGGGTAAATTAAAAAGTTCTAAAAAAGCTGCATTGGCGAATTTGTTAGCCTCTGATGCCGCGCAACGCGCTATTCAAACTCAAATTGTGGCAAACATAGCTACATATTACTATGATTTATTAGCTTATGATCAGCAACTAAAAATCACGAATGAAAGTATTGAACGCTATAAAAAAGATGTGGAATCCAATAAAGCATTGATGGAATCTGGCACGGTAAATGGCGCATCTATCGTACAAAGCGAGGCTAATTTACATAGTGCAGAGGTAACCTTACCAACGATAAAACAAAATATTCGTGAAACGGAAAATGCCATTTGTTTACTATTAGGAAAAGAGCCAGGACCTATAGAAAGAGGTACATTAGAAGAACAAATCCCTTATCAAAATATCCAAACCGGATTACCAGCTTCCTTATTGCGCTATCGACCTGATGTACAACAAGCCGAGCTTTCTTATCGCTATTATTTCGAGAATACCAACTATGCGAAAGCTAGCATGTATCCAAGCTTAGCAATTACGGCAGCTAGTGGTGGTTTATCCACTTTAAAGTTGAAAAATTTTTTCAAGGAATCAGGTTTTTATAGTTTGACAGGAAGCTTGTTAGCACCAATATTATATAAAGGCACTTACAAAGCGCAATATAAAACGGCAATAGCACAACAAAATGAAGCATTATATGCTTTCCAAACCTCCATGTTAACCGCAGGGCAAGAAGTATCAAATGCATTATATTCTTATAAAACAGCACTCGATCTACAAACTGCTAGAAAAGCGCAGATCAGCTCACTAGAGAAGTCCGTTGATTTTACTCGTGACTTAATGGAATATACGCAGACTTATAATTTTACAGATGTGCTTACTTCCGAACAGACTTTATTAGCAGCACAGTTGTCAGGCGTATCAGATAAATTACAAGAGTTTACTGCTTTGGTTACTTTGTATCAAGCACTAGGAGGAGGCTGGAAATAA
- a CDS encoding winged helix-turn-helix transcriptional regulator, protein MENKIKESSTNQANRRILSDRCKVNDTLSLVGKRWLMTILYEISLGNNQFSTLNKSIPEISEHVLATRINNLVEHNLIEKKERLNTIPLQIIYVATAKGKQLLSLVDSLRKWDAFWNS, encoded by the coding sequence ATGGAAAATAAAATTAAAGAAAGCTCTACCAACCAAGCCAATAGAAGGATTTTGTCGGATAGATGTAAAGTAAATGATACGCTCAGTTTGGTGGGAAAGCGATGGCTAATGACAATATTATATGAAATTTCATTAGGGAATAATCAGTTTTCTACACTCAATAAAAGCATTCCTGAAATTTCGGAACATGTTCTTGCAACTCGAATAAATAATTTGGTAGAACACAACTTAATCGAGAAGAAGGAAAGACTTAATACGATTCCTCTACAAATAATTTATGTTGCTACTGCTAAAGGGAAACAACTCTTGTCTCTGGTTGATAGCTTACGCAAATGGGATGCATTTTGGAACAGCTAA
- a CDS encoding pirin family protein, whose amino-acid sequence MQVLINLSSDNKLRTPEVLFVDGPDIPVYISDGLRVRVVSGTVGSVNAKIAPPGNITFLDVKLSKGSIFEIELPLEDNVLLYVVEGCVLVGEDEFSLKKMDTATLKYDGSWVTLKGKENNAQVY is encoded by the coding sequence ATGCAGGTCTTAATAAATTTATCTAGTGATAATAAGCTGAGAACTCCGGAAGTACTATTTGTAGATGGCCCAGATATCCCTGTTTATATAAGCGATGGTTTACGAGTAAGAGTTGTATCGGGAACTGTTGGATCTGTAAACGCCAAAATTGCCCCTCCGGGAAATATAACATTTTTAGATGTCAAACTTAGTAAAGGTAGTATTTTTGAAATAGAACTTCCTCTTGAAGATAATGTTTTGCTCTATGTTGTAGAAGGTTGTGTATTAGTTGGAGAAGATGAATTCAGTTTAAAAAAAATGGATACTGCTACGTTAAAATATGATGGTAGTTGGGTTACCTTAAAAGGTAAGGAAAACAATGCACAGGTTTATTGA
- a CDS encoding LytR/AlgR family response regulator transcription factor: protein MNCIIIDDEPLAREAIAQLLSDCTEINIIGQFSSPLLAKDSLDNVDLIFLDINMPGVNGLEFAKQLKESDTLIIFTTAYEEYALDSYEVDAIDYLVKPIVKERFEKAIRKAINYHQLLHSEESISSIETNVSDTEDYFFIRADRKIHKVNYNEVLYIEGLKDYVIVHTNSQKIIAAMNIKTIYQQLPQNTFFRISKSYIINVQHITALDNNSVFIQNDEIPIGNIYREAFYEAYVEKRIFKR from the coding sequence ATGAACTGTATCATCATTGATGACGAACCTCTTGCAAGAGAAGCGATTGCGCAATTGCTGAGCGATTGTACAGAGATCAATATTATTGGACAATTTAGCAGTCCGCTATTGGCAAAGGATAGTTTGGATAATGTAGATTTAATTTTTTTGGACATCAATATGCCAGGTGTGAATGGTTTAGAATTTGCCAAACAATTAAAGGAATCTGATACCCTCATTATTTTTACGACGGCTTATGAAGAATATGCTTTGGATAGTTATGAGGTCGATGCGATTGATTATTTGGTGAAACCTATAGTAAAGGAACGATTTGAAAAAGCCATTCGAAAAGCCATAAACTATCATCAACTATTGCATTCTGAAGAAAGTATTTCCTCTATAGAAACGAATGTTTCTGATACAGAAGATTATTTTTTTATACGTGCAGATCGTAAAATTCATAAGGTAAACTACAACGAAGTTTTGTATATAGAAGGTTTGAAAGACTATGTTATCGTACACACCAATAGTCAAAAAATAATTGCAGCAATGAATATCAAAACGATTTATCAGCAACTACCTCAGAATACATTTTTTAGAATCAGTAAATCTTATATCATCAATGTGCAACATATTACGGCACTCGACAACAATAGCGTTTTTATACAAAATGATGAAATTCCAATAGGAAACATTTACCGAGAGGCCTTTTATGAAGCTTATGTAGAAAAAAGAATATTTAAGAGATAA
- a CDS encoding DinB family protein, with the protein MEALFKTWKKSREIYLSYFEKYSLDQLNKIPNGFNNNLIWNIGHIIVTQQKLIYKGANLQGYISDELFNKYQSGTKPTAPVSQKEADELKDLLTSLIDLTIADFQQNIFTTYKERTTGTGFHLSSIDDAFECNNYHEGMHLGYLLSIRKFV; encoded by the coding sequence ATGGAAGCATTATTTAAAACATGGAAAAAAAGTCGTGAAATCTATTTAAGTTATTTTGAAAAATATTCATTAGACCAACTTAATAAAATTCCAAATGGTTTCAACAATAATCTTATCTGGAATATCGGGCACATCATTGTAACGCAACAAAAACTGATTTATAAAGGCGCTAACCTACAAGGCTATATTTCTGATGAGTTGTTTAATAAATATCAATCTGGCACCAAACCCACAGCGCCGGTTTCTCAAAAAGAAGCGGATGAACTTAAAGATTTATTGACTTCGCTCATTGATTTAACTATAGCTGATTTTCAACAAAATATTTTTACAACTTATAAAGAACGAACTACAGGTACTGGCTTCCATTTGTCTTCGATTGATGATGCATTTGAATGTAATAATTACCACGAAGGAATGCATTTAGGCTATCTGCTAAGCATTAGAAAATTTGTGTAA
- a CDS encoding sensor histidine kinase — protein sequence MALTKVQTDESNFLQSIMLGKTWRVARHIFCLIVIILFNYIGKQIFVEPFDTYHQIWMDLFMFAMFYVNMYFFIPQYLFKKKYSQFIFLILLSTFITYLAMVLYDQTFKKYMLDVTDSFNLLHKGLFLFPVFNLVMIAATTAIKLFQRWLTDAERINELEKENLHTELEQLKNQITPHFLFNTLNNANVLTQKDPDKASEVLVRLSSILRYQLYDSARPQVLLSSEIRFLNDMLNLEKIRRSNFIFTIGNEGNMEDFLVAPMLFTNFVENAVKYSADIEAETFIDINFRKEGNVLYFSCVNSLPLNFKKENNSVNHGIGLHNVKRRLELIYPNSYVLKNELRDKNYEINLKLLL from the coding sequence ATGGCTTTAACTAAAGTACAAACCGATGAAAGCAATTTTTTACAAAGTATCATGCTAGGAAAAACTTGGCGTGTGGCAAGACATATCTTTTGCCTAATTGTAATTATATTGTTTAACTATATAGGCAAACAAATATTTGTAGAACCGTTTGATACTTATCATCAGATATGGATGGATCTCTTCATGTTTGCGATGTTTTACGTGAATATGTATTTTTTTATACCGCAATATTTGTTCAAGAAAAAATATTCGCAATTCATTTTTCTAATCCTTCTTTCGACTTTTATTACTTATCTGGCGATGGTTTTGTACGACCAAACGTTTAAGAAATATATGTTGGATGTAACAGATTCTTTCAATCTTTTGCATAAAGGATTATTTCTTTTTCCCGTATTTAATTTAGTGATGATTGCCGCAACTACCGCTATCAAACTATTCCAACGTTGGTTGACCGATGCGGAAAGAATTAATGAGTTGGAAAAAGAAAATTTACATACGGAATTAGAACAATTAAAAAATCAAATTACACCACACTTTCTATTTAATACCTTAAATAACGCGAATGTTTTAACCCAGAAAGATCCAGATAAAGCGTCAGAAGTATTAGTGCGATTGAGTAGTATTTTACGATATCAATTATATGACTCCGCAAGACCGCAAGTGCTGCTATCATCTGAAATTCGATTTTTAAATGACATGCTTAATTTGGAAAAAATCAGAAGAAGTAATTTTATTTTTACGATTGGCAATGAAGGAAATATGGAAGATTTTCTAGTCGCCCCCATGTTATTTACCAATTTCGTAGAAAATGCGGTAAAATATAGTGCAGACATAGAGGCGGAGACCTTTATAGATATCAATTTTAGAAAGGAAGGAAACGTATTGTATTTTAGTTGTGTAAATAGTTTGCCCTTGAATTTTAAGAAAGAAAATAATTCCGTCAATCACGGTATTGGACTACATAATGTAAAAAGAAGATTAGAATTAATTTACCCCAATAGTTATGTACTTAAAAATGAATTGCGGGACAAAAATTATGAAATCAATCTAAAACTATTGTTATGA
- a CDS encoding efflux RND transporter permease subunit: protein MFKVFIKNPVLSTVISILIVILGIIGIISLPVAQYPEIAPPTVQVSTTYQGASAEVVMNSVIVPLEEQINGVENMSYMTSTASSDGTATIQIYFKLGTDPDMATVNVQNRVSQTSSLLPAAVTTAGVTTQKQQSSNVLIFGLYSDNPNYDATFIQNYANINIIPQVKRVSGVGSASAFGTLDYSMRIWLKPDVMASYGIIPDDINTALAEQNIEAAPGSLGERGKQSFQYTLKYKGRLTSEKEFSDIIVKETSDGQILRLKDVARIELGSQTYNSLQKINGHPAIGVAVTQTAGSNAQEVIDQSLKVLEDATPNLPKGLHFTTMVNINKFLDASIEKVIHTLIEAFILVFIVVFIFLQDWRSTLIPAISVPVAIVGTFFFLNLFGFTINLLTLFALVLAVGIVVDDAIVVVEAVHAKMDKGEKSALNASLNAMNEISGAIISITLVMAAVFVPVSFISGSTGVFYKQFGLTLAIAIILSAINALTLSPALCAIFLKPHEEGEHKKKGFLQRFYDSFNTAFDATTAKYKKSVSFFAKKKVLTLGVIVVFGGLLFYLMKSTPSSFVPDEDMGTIMCDISLPADASMERTNVVATEVEKLAKTLPGINNTMRIVGQGMLSGKGSNYAMVIIELKDWKLRSAKGQDVNSLIGQLFGKVTTIKNAKVIFFPSPTINGFGVSGGFSFQLQDKTGGDIQKFNTIAQKFLAALNQRKEIQYASTSFNPSFPQYEVEIDVAKVKKAGFTVNNVLDAMEGYYGGVYASNFNSYGKLFRVTYQADADYRADINSLNLIKIRNTNDSLAPISAFVTLKKIYGPQSLNRFNMYTAVSVNGSPNSDYSSGDAIKAIKEVAAETLPSGYGYEFSGLTREEVNSGTQTVYIFILCIIFVYFLLSAQYESYILPFAVLLPLTIGLSGAFIFAKIFDISNNIYLQITLIMLIGLLAKNAILIVEYALDRRRLGMPIVQAAIEGASARFRPILMTSFAFILGLMPLMLSTGAGANGNKSIGTGAIGGMLIGTVIGIFVIPALFIMFQSLQEKVSKKKIVENVDVSNSIAALPE from the coding sequence ATGTTCAAAGTTTTTATAAAAAATCCCGTACTATCAACGGTCATTTCCATATTGATTGTTATTCTAGGGATTATCGGAATCATATCTTTACCCGTGGCGCAATATCCAGAAATCGCACCGCCTACAGTTCAGGTTTCTACCACATATCAAGGTGCGAGTGCCGAGGTCGTGATGAATAGTGTTATCGTACCATTGGAAGAGCAAATTAATGGGGTGGAAAACATGAGTTACATGACCTCCACAGCGTCTAGTGATGGTACCGCAACAATTCAAATTTATTTCAAATTAGGTACCGATCCCGATATGGCGACGGTCAATGTGCAAAACAGGGTTTCACAGACATCAAGTTTGTTACCCGCGGCCGTCACTACGGCTGGAGTTACTACGCAAAAACAACAAAGTAGTAATGTATTAATTTTTGGTTTGTATAGTGATAATCCAAACTATGATGCAACATTTATCCAAAACTATGCGAATATCAATATCATTCCTCAAGTAAAAAGGGTGAGCGGCGTTGGTAGCGCCTCTGCATTTGGTACGTTGGACTATTCTATGCGTATCTGGCTAAAACCAGATGTGATGGCGAGTTACGGTATCATTCCTGATGATATTAATACGGCGTTAGCAGAACAAAATATCGAAGCTGCACCAGGCTCTTTGGGAGAAAGAGGCAAACAATCTTTTCAATATACTTTAAAATATAAGGGTAGATTAACGAGTGAAAAAGAATTTAGTGACATAATAGTTAAAGAAACATCCGACGGACAAATCTTACGTCTAAAAGATGTTGCTCGTATAGAATTGGGTTCTCAAACGTACAATTCTCTCCAAAAAATAAATGGTCACCCCGCTATCGGTGTCGCTGTTACCCAAACTGCGGGTTCCAATGCGCAAGAGGTTATTGATCAATCCTTAAAAGTGTTAGAGGATGCGACACCAAACTTACCTAAAGGATTGCATTTCACTACCATGGTTAATATCAATAAATTCTTGGATGCATCTATTGAAAAAGTGATCCATACATTAATAGAAGCGTTTATCCTGGTATTTATAGTTGTATTCATTTTCTTACAAGATTGGCGATCAACATTGATTCCAGCAATTTCTGTCCCGGTAGCGATTGTAGGTACGTTTTTCTTTCTGAATCTATTTGGCTTTACGATAAATCTGTTAACACTTTTTGCCTTGGTATTGGCAGTGGGAATTGTCGTAGATGACGCCATTGTGGTGGTAGAAGCCGTTCATGCGAAAATGGATAAAGGCGAAAAATCTGCTTTGAATGCTTCATTAAATGCAATGAACGAAATCAGTGGTGCGATCATCAGCATTACACTAGTGATGGCGGCGGTATTCGTTCCGGTAAGTTTTATCAGTGGTTCCACTGGTGTATTTTACAAACAATTTGGTTTGACTTTAGCCATTGCGATTATACTTTCTGCGATTAATGCTTTGACTTTGAGTCCCGCATTATGTGCTATATTTTTAAAACCACATGAAGAAGGCGAACATAAGAAAAAAGGATTTTTACAAAGATTCTACGATTCTTTCAATACTGCCTTTGACGCAACTACGGCTAAATATAAAAAATCTGTTTCCTTTTTTGCCAAAAAGAAAGTATTGACATTAGGCGTTATAGTTGTATTTGGTGGGCTTTTATTTTACTTAATGAAATCCACACCTTCCTCTTTTGTACCCGATGAAGATATGGGAACAATTATGTGCGATATTAGTTTGCCTGCGGATGCTTCCATGGAAAGAACCAATGTAGTAGCAACAGAAGTAGAAAAATTAGCCAAAACATTGCCCGGCATTAATAATACCATGCGCATTGTAGGACAAGGTATGTTGAGTGGAAAAGGAAGTAACTATGCAATGGTAATTATCGAGTTGAAAGATTGGAAATTACGTAGTGCGAAAGGGCAAGATGTAAATTCGCTTATTGGACAATTATTTGGAAAAGTGACCACTATAAAAAATGCGAAAGTAATTTTCTTCCCATCTCCCACAATCAATGGATTCGGGGTATCTGGCGGTTTTTCCTTCCAATTGCAAGATAAAACAGGAGGCGACATTCAAAAGTTCAATACGATTGCACAGAAATTTTTAGCAGCATTGAATCAAAGAAAAGAAATTCAATATGCATCCACTTCATTCAACCCTAGTTTCCCACAGTATGAAGTGGAAATTGATGTTGCTAAAGTGAAAAAAGCAGGCTTCACCGTCAACAATGTTTTGGATGCGATGGAAGGTTATTATGGTGGAGTGTACGCATCGAACTTTAATAGTTATGGAAAATTGTTCCGTGTAACTTATCAGGCAGATGCAGACTATAGGGCAGATATCAACTCCTTGAATTTAATCAAAATCAGAAATACCAATGATTCTCTAGCTCCGATCAGCGCATTCGTTACTTTGAAAAAGATCTACGGACCACAATCATTGAACCGTTTCAATATGTACACAGCAGTTTCCGTGAATGGTTCTCCCAATTCAGACTATAGTTCGGGAGATGCAATTAAAGCCATTAAAGAAGTCGCCGCAGAGACTTTACCTTCTGGTTATGGTTATGAGTTCTCAGGTTTAACAAGAGAAGAGGTAAATTCAGGTACGCAGACGGTATACATTTTTATACTATGTATCATCTTCGTTTACTTCTTGTTGAGTGCGCAATACGAAAGTTACATTTTACCATTTGCCGTATTATTGCCACTAACTATAGGATTGTCAGGAGCCTTCATTTTTGCCAAAATATTTGACATCAGTAATAATATTTACTTGCAAATCACTTTGATTATGCTCATTGGTTTATTGGCAAAAAATGCGATACTTATAGTAGAGTATGCCTTAGATCGTAGACGATTAGGTATGCCTATAGTACAAGCGGCGATTGAAGGTGCATCGGCACGTTTTCGCCCGATTTTAATGACTTCTTTTGCCTTTATTCTAGGATTGATGCCACTTATGTTGTCTACTGGCGCGGGTGCAAATGGTAACAAATCCATTGGTACGGGAGCTATTGGTGGTATGCTCATCGGTACGGTGATAGGGATTTTTGTGATTCCTGCATTGTTCATTATGTTTCAGTCTTTACAGGAAAAAGTATCTAAAAAGAAGATTGTAGAAAATGTAGATGTATCTAATAGTATTGCCGCTTTACCTGAATAA
- a CDS encoding helix-turn-helix domain-containing protein, with protein sequence MYFPKNQLEYRCIQPDKSLKNIVESIWMVKNHSDETKDGVVVPDGKIDLFLFLDEHESFEIFISGICSVPISKPPFPQSTMFAISFYPIAAEYIFNQSFAELHNNKQTLSADYWGFSKDDLTDFEKFYHKAIGIISSLLSKEIDERKMKLFELIYASKGEITVKELEEKVFWSSRQMNRYFQKWFGVTLKSYLNIIRFSNSLKQLKNGDLYPELNYGDQSHFIREVKKFAGVKPTILNKNENDRFIQLSLMPEK encoded by the coding sequence ATGTATTTCCCGAAAAATCAATTGGAATATCGCTGTATTCAACCCGATAAATCTCTAAAGAATATAGTTGAGAGCATCTGGATGGTAAAAAACCATTCTGATGAAACAAAAGATGGGGTTGTCGTTCCCGACGGAAAAATTGACTTATTTCTTTTCTTAGATGAACATGAAAGTTTTGAAATTTTTATTTCCGGAATTTGTTCCGTGCCTATTTCTAAACCACCGTTTCCCCAATCTACCATGTTTGCCATCAGCTTTTATCCCATAGCTGCCGAATATATTTTCAATCAATCTTTTGCGGAATTACACAACAATAAGCAAACACTTTCCGCTGATTATTGGGGATTTTCAAAAGATGACCTGACCGACTTTGAGAAGTTTTACCATAAAGCCATTGGCATTATTTCTTCATTGTTATCCAAAGAAATTGACGAAAGAAAAATGAAATTATTCGAGCTCATTTATGCTTCTAAAGGAGAAATTACGGTAAAAGAACTCGAAGAGAAAGTTTTTTGGAGCAGCCGGCAAATGAACCGTTATTTTCAGAAATGGTTTGGCGTAACACTTAAATCTTATCTCAACATCATTCGTTTTTCCAACTCATTAAAACAACTAAAAAATGGAGATTTGTATCCGGAACTGAATTATGGCGACCAATCTCATTTTATTAGAGAAGTGAAAAAGTTTGCCGGAGTAAAACCAACCATTTTAAATAAAAACGAAAACGACCGATTTATCCAATTGAGCCTGATGCCGGAAAAGTAA
- a CDS encoding VOC family protein, translated as MNLNHINLIVKDVDKAVNLFAQHLGFHLIVNRNSKMAVMESNHNFALVIWGQVLNHKENTPEYPENFHIGFYQQNEEAVWEIYEKLKTEADLKFESEPKNIRNTFGFYFFFENMMIEISVDPFKDDVA; from the coding sequence ATGAATTTAAATCACATCAATTTAATCGTTAAAGACGTAGATAAAGCGGTCAACTTATTTGCGCAACATTTAGGATTTCATTTAATCGTCAACCGAAACAGTAAAATGGCGGTCATGGAAAGCAACCACAATTTTGCCTTAGTTATTTGGGGACAGGTATTGAACCACAAGGAAAATACGCCAGAATATCCAGAGAATTTCCACATCGGATTTTATCAACAAAACGAGGAAGCTGTTTGGGAAATTTATGAAAAATTAAAGACAGAAGCTGACTTAAAATTTGAAAGTGAGCCAAAGAATATCAGGAATACCTTTGGTTTCTATTTCTTTTTTGAAAACATGATGATAGAAATAAGTGTTGATCCATTTAAGGATGATGTGGCATAA
- a CDS encoding efflux RND transporter periplasmic adaptor subunit — protein MRLVFWEFRSIRKNIDNMKVRFSVNSYRFQIALLLAIAVFSLWSCGSKQNAQDNATTAAPKYKVYSVIDTSALLYTEYPATLKGVQDIEIRPKIDGYIDKVWVDEGQAVKKGQVLFTIRNPEYEQSLRSAAAAIESAKAQVASAKLAVYKTIPLVKKGIISNYTLQANELTFASQKALLAEAVATYKNAQVNLSYTTITSPVSGYVGTLPMKLGSYVSATSTDPLTTVSDINKIYAYFSISEKDPLFLSQDKNLSFAKRIEPLPNANLLLTDNDIYPLKGKMETVSGLINTSTGSFNIRAGFDNPQHTLRSGGTGTIRIPEQLSNAIVIPQSATNDIQGKILVYVLQKDSSIVSAKVSVKEVPGGQYYVVNSGLKTGDKILVEGVGIVAEGTKISPKLVGPSQALAVDSTSL, from the coding sequence ATGCGTTTAGTTTTTTGGGAGTTTCGCTCTATTCGTAAAAATATAGACAATATGAAAGTCCGTTTTTCAGTCAACAGTTATCGATTCCAAATCGCCCTTCTGCTAGCTATAGCTGTTTTTTCCCTATGGAGTTGTGGTAGCAAACAAAATGCTCAAGACAATGCAACTACCGCAGCACCGAAATATAAAGTTTATAGCGTGATAGATACTTCTGCACTATTATACACCGAATATCCTGCAACTTTAAAAGGAGTTCAAGACATAGAAATTCGTCCCAAAATTGATGGTTATATTGATAAAGTTTGGGTAGATGAAGGGCAAGCCGTTAAAAAAGGACAAGTGTTATTCACTATCCGAAATCCGGAGTACGAACAGTCATTGCGCTCTGCAGCTGCAGCAATAGAAAGCGCTAAAGCACAAGTCGCTTCTGCGAAATTAGCCGTATACAAAACTATTCCTTTGGTCAAAAAAGGCATTATCAGCAACTATACTTTACAAGCGAATGAGTTGACCTTTGCTTCGCAAAAAGCGCTTTTAGCAGAGGCCGTTGCTACCTATAAAAATGCGCAAGTTAATTTGAGTTACACCACAATAACGAGTCCTGTAAGCGGTTACGTCGGCACATTGCCTATGAAATTGGGCAGTTACGTGAGTGCTACATCTACTGACCCTTTGACGACTGTTTCGGATATCAATAAAATCTATGCGTATTTCAGCATTAGTGAAAAAGATCCTTTGTTTTTGAGTCAAGACAAAAATTTATCTTTTGCAAAGAGAATAGAGCCTTTGCCTAATGCAAATTTATTATTGACAGATAATGACATTTATCCCTTAAAAGGTAAGATGGAAACGGTGAGTGGCTTGATTAATACATCTACTGGATCCTTCAATATAAGAGCAGGATTTGACAATCCGCAACATACCTTAAGAAGTGGTGGTACGGGTACGATTCGTATTCCCGAGCAATTAAGCAATGCCATCGTCATTCCCCAAAGTGCTACGAATGATATTCAAGGAAAAATCTTGGTCTATGTTTTACAAAAAGACAGTTCTATCGTATCTGCAAAAGTCAGCGTAAAAGAAGTGCCTGGAGGTCAATACTATGTAGTCAATTCAGGATTAAAAACAGGTGATAAAATATTAGTCGAAGGCGTGGGAATTGTTGCAGAAGGAACTAAAATTTCTCCTAAATTAGTCGGTCCAAGCCAAGCATTGGCAGTAGATTCTACTTCATTATAG
- a CDS encoding winged helix-turn-helix transcriptional regulator produces MKSNEKKCFISRKVCGKKPPIKVPYSLTDFGKSFVPVLESITEWGNHVVCEKGEFVKEGF; encoded by the coding sequence ATAAAATCAAATGAAAAAAAATGTTTTATATCAAGGAAAGTTTGTGGTAAAAAACCACCCATAAAAGTACCGTACAGCCTCACTGATTTCGGGAAATCTTTCGTCCCCGTTTTGGAATCTATTACTGAATGGGGCAATCATGTGGTCTGTGAAAAAGGTGAGTTTGTGAAAGAAGGCTTTTAA
- a CDS encoding pirin-like C-terminal cupin domain-containing protein: MISGKPLHEPIVEHGSVVGDTGGQSSFVMNTQEQIDNALKRYYAGKVGYLDAANQY, encoded by the coding sequence TTGATTTCCGGTAAGCCACTTCATGAGCCTATTGTAGAGCATGGTTCTGTTGTAGGTGATACAGGAGGACAGTCATCTTTTGTAATGAACACCCAAGAACAGATTGATAACGCATTAAAAAGATACTATGCAGGAAAAGTGGGATATTTGGATGCTGCAAATCAATATTGA